The following coding sequences lie in one Haladaptatus sp. DJG-WS-42 genomic window:
- a CDS encoding HAD family hydrolase gives MSDFDAVFFDIGGVLLDLSSVREGHDEFIRLLADAHDLTDHEGAKATWRSALGDYFSGTEGTNYRPAAAGYQYAVDELLGRTVPEAEWKSLFEAATYGTIRPHDGAKETLEVLDDAGLYLGVISDVDDREGRQILDTLDVLSHFDHVTTSEEVGKKKPDQAMFQTALERAGVSPDSSVMIGDRYSHDMVGGREAGLTTIAYGATDGPAVDYVIDDLREILRIVGLRA, from the coding sequence ATGAGTGACTTTGACGCAGTATTTTTCGATATCGGTGGCGTCCTGCTCGACCTCTCGTCGGTCAGAGAGGGCCACGACGAGTTCATTCGCCTGCTCGCAGACGCACACGACCTTACCGACCATGAGGGCGCGAAAGCGACGTGGCGAAGCGCGCTTGGCGACTACTTCAGTGGGACGGAGGGGACGAACTATCGACCTGCCGCAGCCGGGTATCAGTACGCCGTAGACGAACTCCTTGGCCGGACGGTTCCAGAAGCCGAGTGGAAGTCACTCTTCGAAGCGGCGACCTACGGCACGATTCGACCCCACGACGGCGCAAAAGAAACCCTCGAAGTACTCGATGACGCAGGCCTCTATCTTGGCGTCATCAGCGACGTAGACGACCGCGAAGGCCGCCAGATTCTCGATACGCTCGATGTGCTCAGCCACTTCGACCACGTCACAACCTCCGAAGAAGTCGGCAAGAAAAAGCCAGACCAAGCGATGTTCCAGACGGCCTTAGAGCGCGCGGGCGTCTCACCCGACAGCAGCGTGATGATTGGCGACCGCTACAGCCACGACATGGTCGGCGGCCGCGAGGCGGGGCTCACGACCATTGCCTACGGTGCAACAGACGGCCCGGCGGTTGATTACGTCATCGACGACCTGCGCGAAATCCTCCGCATCGTCGGCCTGCGTGCCTGA
- a CDS encoding MBL fold metallo-hydrolase produces the protein MTVPAVHRIEFPVDWEPGHVAAYLVDGPETVLFDAGTPGEDAREILRDGLGAVGFAPADIDHLVITHPHVDHIGQVETVLDAGSPRLYAPASVEQRFARDEADLAAVVETNAQAAGVEDVAAAVEMSVRSLTRNRRLLPPADVSRWVEPGETVSIGGFDYTAVHAGGHQADHLCYAADFDETRTLFSGDMAIEPFRSVGLHVGLDNGVGETIPTFYEGIDRLGTLDIDRVYPGHGPVHESFHESIAQSRASLDNLCEWVTTLLDSGIETGAAVATERARTDRERSSLLPESYGMVLWLEQQGVVTSTIVDGVRRFRLAP, from the coding sequence ATGACTGTCCCCGCCGTCCACCGCATCGAATTTCCGGTTGACTGGGAGCCGGGCCACGTCGCGGCCTATCTGGTCGATGGCCCGGAGACGGTGTTGTTCGATGCCGGAACGCCCGGTGAGGACGCCCGCGAAATACTGCGCGACGGACTCGGCGCGGTTGGCTTCGCACCCGCCGACATCGACCACCTCGTCATCACCCACCCACACGTAGACCACATCGGACAGGTCGAGACGGTACTCGATGCTGGGTCACCGCGCCTCTACGCACCCGCGAGCGTCGAACAGCGGTTCGCCCGAGACGAAGCCGACCTCGCTGCTGTCGTCGAAACGAACGCACAAGCAGCGGGCGTCGAAGACGTTGCAGCCGCCGTCGAGATGTCGGTTCGCTCGCTCACGAGAAATCGTCGGCTCCTTCCGCCTGCCGACGTTTCTCGGTGGGTTGAACCGGGTGAAACGGTTTCGATTGGTGGGTTCGACTACACCGCGGTGCACGCAGGTGGCCATCAGGCAGACCACCTGTGCTATGCGGCCGACTTCGATGAGACGCGCACCCTCTTTTCCGGTGATATGGCCATCGAACCGTTCCGTTCGGTTGGCCTCCACGTCGGTCTCGACAACGGCGTTGGGGAGACGATTCCAACGTTCTACGAAGGGATAGACCGCCTTGGAACGCTCGACATAGACCGCGTGTACCCTGGCCACGGGCCGGTACACGAGTCGTTTCACGAGTCGATAGCCCAGTCGCGTGCAAGCCTCGACAACCTTTGTGAGTGGGTCACAACGCTGCTCGATTCCGGCATCGAGACCGGAGCCGCTGTCGCCACGGAGCGAGCCCGAACTGACCGCGAGCGCAGTTCCTTGTTACCCGAATCCTACGGCATGGTGCTGTGGTTAGAGCAACAGGGGGTTGTCACGTCAACCATTGTGGACGGTGTCAGGCGGTTTCGCCTCGCACCCTGA